A genome region from Maylandia zebra isolate NMK-2024a linkage group LG6, Mzebra_GT3a, whole genome shotgun sequence includes the following:
- the sclt1 gene encoding sodium channel and clathrin linker 1: protein MEAELEFLRDQVRRLNSALSQYQYGHGALSTSSQVEEERRTESPVPWISDRGIMAPLIAEYDRHMEEMTEQLQRYQTQMTDVKLKLERVVKENERLHAELRESVEKQLHALPTASGVEGSTLEEDAVIKNLQEQVQLSEQERMQAMELWQTTAQELDRLQQVYQKTISEGQIHDSQRQQLKDQLVHFQQHTYKLQAANQKLESTNQQFLKTVTEQSTEMEELHSQLRQAKAELRTATAKVDEMTKLLQNLQEQMQRREEDMGEARGREHAADRRLQQLQAALSQLETRLKAASQEAEAVHREQTVWERKVGELQARCTTLEEEKYEALSKVRESVQVAEEATLHKDQALLREKQKTEELEKTKEAIKQLIYDAAVRTKKEVGNVRKQCNVQIHRMAEELSALQLECSDKESQIERSLRERKAVEEELEKVYKEGRAEPEFRKIDALHQRCLDAERQREDISLTLQSTQNKLKTMEMEYSEELSRCQEEVRRLQSSLASARNDCIDVSEERLQLQQENFQLRKEMDELRKATLQVQNKAKQQVSKLEQEYSLKEQELDARVRELEESSRSSSADLTRLLTAQQKSTQRWKEEAKNLVHAFETKITTLKAELNRQKQRSRELEAQLQTDHDTISEYEKQLAEYQEKTSRLQRRLTQAEQRATTASQQLNRLQSQRRKTASVDLEHV from the exons ATGGAGGCAGAACTGGAGTTTTTGCGTGATCAAG TCCGCAGGCTAAATTCTGCTCTCAGCCAGTATCAATATGGGCACGGCGCTCTGTCCACATCTTCTCAG GTTGAGGAGGAAAGACGCACTGAGTCTCCTGTGCCCTGGATCTCAGATAGAGG TATAATGGCTCCTCTGATAGCTGAGTATGATCGGCACATGGAAGAAATGACTGAACAGCTGCAGAGATATCAG ACACAGATGACAGACGTCAAATTGAAGTTGGAGAGGGTTGTCAAGGAAAatgaaag GCTTCATGCAGAGCTGAGAGAGTCTGTTGAGAAGCAGCTTCATGCCCTGCCCACAGCTTCAGGAGTAGAGGGCAGCACGTTGGAAGAAGATGCGGTCATCAAAAATCTCCAAGAACAGGTCCAGCTGTCTGAACAG GAGCGGATGCAGGCCATGGAACTGTGGCAGACCACAGCCCAGGAGCTGGATCGCCTCCAGCAGGTCTACCAGAAGACAATCTCTGAAGGACAAATCCATGACTCCCAGAGACAGCAGCTCAAg GATCAGCTTGTTCACTTTCAGCagcacacatacaaactccaagcGGCCAATCAGAAACTGGAATCG acaaaccagcAGTTCCTGAAGACAGTGACAGAGCAGAGCACGGAGATGGAGGAGCTACACAGCCAGCTCAG GCAAGCCAAAGCTGAATTGAGGACAGCCACAGCCAAAGTGGATGAAATGACCAAGCTGTTGCAGAATCTCCAGGAACAGATGCAGAGACGg GAAGAGGACATGGGTGAAGCACGGGGCCGTGAACACGCAGCAGACAGACGACTGCAGCAGCTTCAGGCAGCCCTGAGCCAGCTGGAGACCAG GCTAAAAGCTGCATCACAGGAGGCAGAGGCAGTTCACAGAGAACAAACTGTGTGGGAGCGAAaggtgggggaactccaggcacGTTGCACCACTCTCGAAGAGGAGAAGTATGAAGCCCTGTCTAAAGTTCGAGAGAGCGTTCAAGTGGCCGAAGAAGCCACATTGCACAAAGACCAG GCCCTGTTAAGAGAGAAGCAGAAAACAGAAGAGCTGGaaaagacaaaggaagcaatCAAGCAGTTGATCTATGATGCTGCAGTCCGCACCAAGAAGGAG GTGGGAAATGTTCGCAAACAGTGCAATGTTCAAATCCACCGTATGGCAGAGGAGCTGTCTGCACTGCAGCTG GAGTGTTCAGATAAAGAGTCTCAGATTGAAAGGTCCCTACGAGAGAGAAAAGCTGTAGAGGAGGAGCTGGAGAAG GTATATAAGGAAGGCAGGGCAGAGCCAGAGTTCAGGAAGATTGATGCCCTTCATCAGAGGTGTCTAGATGCTGAGAGGCAGAGGGAAGACATAAGTCTCACTCTGCAAAGCACGCAGAACAAACTTAAAACGATGGAGATGGA GTATAGCGAGGAGCTGTCACGATGCCAGGAAGAAGTGCGACGCCTGCAGAGCTCTCTGGCTTCAGCCCGCAATGACTGCATCGATGTCAGCGAAGAGCGGCTGCAACTGCAGCAGGAGAACTTTCAGCTCCGCAAGGAGATGGATGAGTTGCGCAAAGCCACCCTGCAAGTCCAGAATAAGGCCAAGCAACAG GTATCTAAGTTGGAGCAAGAGTACAGCTTGAAGGAGCAAGAACTGGATGCACGAGTGAGGGAGCTGGAGGAAAGCAGTCGAAGTTCTAGCGCTGATCTCACTCGACTTCTTACAGCTCAGCAGAAAAGTACACAGCGATGGAAGGAAGAGGCCAAGAACCTGGTCCACGCATTTGAGACTAAAATCACGACCCTTAA GGCTGAGCTGAATCGACAGAAGCAGCGTTCACGTGAGCTGGAGGCGCAGCTTCAAACTGACCATGACACAATTTCTGAG TATGAGAAGCAGCTAGCGGAGTATCAAGAGAAGACTAGTCGTCTCCAGAGACGGCTGACGCAAGCGGAACAAAGGGCAACTACTGCTTCACAGCAG CTGAATAGGTTGCAATCTCAGCGAAGAAAAACAGCCTCGGTGGATCTAGAGCATGTCTAA